Genomic window (Nicotiana sylvestris chromosome 7, ASM39365v2, whole genome shotgun sequence):
aagttgggagcccgcctagataacagaggcatacatttcagtcttttcatttcaagtgttgaatttGGGatcccgcccagataacagaggcatacattcagtcttttcatttcaagtgttaaagttggtagcccgcccatagaacagaggaatacatttcagtctttacatttcaagcattgaagttgggagcccgcccagataacagaggcatacatttcagtctttacatttcaagagttgaagttgggagcccgcccagataacagaggcatacatttcagtctttaatttcaagtattgaagttgggagccccgcccatagaacagaggcatacatttcaagatcaagtcagaggacaataaaacagagggttacaatatgaatccccagcaggaaacaataaaaatccccggcaccgggaagcagaaggttgcaacaaaagGTCCGAGCACAAACTCacgtgcatgtgtcaaaaagaagaaaagcaccggaaaaaatgcaagcagacaagaaagcaaggcaacaagaacaaattgcagtctagcctagcttcttgttttcttttaagcacggtgtaacaaggagatcggtaagcagtggtaatagcatgcaacaacagtaacattgcagtcccacggtagtcccagctaccaaaacttcccgaactacattgacctgattcctgtttagcccaggatatgtaggaaacctttgaagcaaaggttcggtcaaatctttttcaaaaaaaaaatgcttcacacggagtactcggatgggcaaaaatcgctcgctttatctttgcacgaaaacccttcgtgtcttcgggaaaagaggggcagctgtaagcacgtgatttttgccctatatgagaattactcccaaaaaattcaaaaataaaataatttttcttggtgtgcaattttggtgatattttgtggtatttttgtgtaattatttgtatttgcctgtgcatgtttatttgttaaattaataaaaatacaaaaaatatcgcattttgcatgtaggatttaattctaaaatttgttagtaattaagtttgtttaaaaaaaaataaaaatttacaaaaataggcatcgtttgcatttttagcatttaatgtccaaatatacaattttatgcttaattattacttaattgtgcgttaattgttattgggagttaatttgcgcttttataacttaatttagttcttaataataatttaagtattttttataatttagttttagagaaataaaagaagaaaagagagcgaaaatataaagaaagtcggaattgggcctcttcttcgatttcaagccataggcccaaaaaatggcccaatcttcccaaacgacccagtccatttctaactgggtcgacccagtacATAACCCAACACCcatattatcttacaaacaacacaaaacaaaacaaaaaaagaagaagaagaaaaccctaaaaaaatactaacccatccgccaccccctctctctctctctcttctccttcaccatcttcaagctccatccatggctgccctacccccaacgaccaccccctccagcccttccccctcaccccgtcacactcacacacacacgcaccaacACCTCCATAGCTGCCCTCATCCATCGAGCTTCGTCATCATCAAGTTTGAGCTCATCCATCGTGCATCGTCTACTCTTTCTTGATGCGATCAGTTGCTTCTCCTTCTTGTTGCGTTTGCTGCTGCATTACAGCGTTGCTTCGTCTCTTCTCTTCATGCTACTGCCTACTCCGCCATTGTTGTCCGCTGCAACCTTCTTCACCACAGCTGCTACTGTTTAAGCAAAAGCTTTGTCCAAACGAGCATCGTCGTCTCCATCGCTGCCACTAGTTGAGTAGCGTTGCTACTGCTGCCCGCGTCGCcactgctgctgcgtttttcttCCACCTAtttgctgcttcacttcatcgtcCTCTTCGCTGCTATTGTTTCGTTGTCgcttcgtcgtcttcaagtccgtttatgtcaaAGTTTCGTTGGATTCGTTTAAagttcgttcgagttcgtcgttggtcatttacggttagttgttctaagttttgtttctgtccatattttgtttgctATTTTTCGGATCCGAAaccgataaatgattcaatttttgttttgtttgttcatcgttgaaataattttctagtttgttcatacgttttgttgattaaattttcagattcaaatggaactttgattaattaatttttcaatttgtttcatgtttgttttattgttcttgtttattgttttgttaaaagttgttagtttaatgttggttagatacaaattgaagtttaattaatttgtttcatgtgttctatgtatttttttcagaaattgttaatattgttaagttgaagtttaaattcataattgtttcttcttaagtttgttttgttatttgcctaaaataatttatttgtaaTAGGGAAgttgttggtttaatcatttgaatccgtcgtttttaaaatagactcattcatgttcatacgttgttggttgatcttgaatccgaaatttgtataacttgatttcttgtttatcatttatgattatttcttgaatttgtcttataatcttgtttaagtttaatataggaattgtttgttgtcatgttgttagagttgattttaagttcaatattattgaattcagaaatttgaatatacttgtttgttgttattgttgttgaatctgaaaataggtttgtttgttgctaaaatattgttcaatcaaattttagttgttctttgttgttcaatttgtgttcatgttatttgttgttgaaatgttgaagaaatcatgttcatgtgatttgttattgaaatattgaagaaatcatgttcatgtgattcattgtttgaacattgttagaaatttatcatattgtctatattttggttaagtttgattaattgattgttataattgatggggtagtttggtaattgaatattttgtaattttttatgtgaagcaagagggacaaaataaaatggggtgggttgtgatataattatttaatataaaggggggacaagacaaattttagtgtgggggaatcttgtatttgtttatattaggcatgggggacaaaatataatggggtggtgtgatatatttatttaatgtaatggggatgagtgagaagataatgggtttggtagagaaaatgagttgattttaattgattaaaagatttatgggataagatataagtagaagtcttgaaatcagattttggGGAGgacacagatagagaaaaaagagaggaacGAATctggaacaaaaagaaaataagagagaaaaaaaggctgaacatttaagagaaagaaaaattccgaaaaatatttaagctttcaaataacaaaaacaaaacaaaaaaaatattctgctttctttcattgtttgaaatcagcattaattgttgtggtttcataaaagttggaagcatttattttgggattactactccaccggtctgttactggattgttactgttgctgggctgttgttgctgtgttgtattgttattactgctgctgattctcatcttcattttcttttgcttccaatatcaggtacacaactgaaaacctggttattgtaatccgaatatgaagcatgaatacgaaaaatgaagagttgaaattctgaattagctttaattatattctgatttttatttgtatgtacaaattatttagcttgcaaaaaatcagaatcatgtagctatttaatacacatagtggaacattcgacgatagcttaacagttgaactatctgcatatattgcctaaataaataaatggtgtagtaacttcgtcgagtcaaaaatcaaacgaataggccatttagtaggaacttggtagaaatattgtttagagtaaatattattggttaatttcagcatgtaaataaattaagattttttttattttattttgtagagacagatttaatagaaaataatgtaggcattttaggattgtcttttaaaaataaatgagatgagcctcgcccaataaaatgcaccaattgcggggacctcaataaatgtttaattgagtatttagaattcgggatggactgtttagtgaattccacggtcttacccatgaATAATAATAtgttaatcgctttaggcacgatgttaataataatacattcttaaacacgggtgcgcatttttgcgacccaaatccaaatcccaaaacattgaataaaatgtgttccggattgcgggtgcatttcatgtgacgtaatccaaagacatgttttaaacaatgttcacattcttgtaaaaataataataataacaataaaagcggttaaaagttaaaattgcactatagtttttgaacatgtattaaaatcagatattttagccattacaacagtttaagcgaccgtgctagaaccacgggattcgggggtgcctaacaccttccctcgggtcaacagaattccttacttagaatttctggttcgcagacttcatttggaaagtcgaatattttcctcgattcgggattaaattggtgacttgggacaccctaaatctcccaagtggcgactctgaaataaatagacaaatctcgtttcgattgtcctttaattggaaaaaactctcttataccctcgcgggtatggaaaaaggaggtgtgacatacatTATACAAAATCATATCCAAAATGATAACAAGTACATTGAGGCAAGTGATGAATACATTTGTAGATGAGAGTCAAGCAGCCTTTGTTCCAGGAAGAGGATTGATAGACAATGTACTGCTCAGTCATGAACTAATAAAAGGCTATGGTAGGAGTGGGGTCTCACCAAGATGCATGATCAAGATTGATATTCAAAAGGCATATGATTCAATTCAATGGTTTTTTTTTGGAGCAGGTATTAACTAGGTTGTGTTTTCCCAAAATATTTATTGGATGGATTATGGAGTGTCTCAGAACTATATCTTACTCCATCTCTATTAATGGGAGCCCTACTATTCCATTTGAAtcaaaaaagggggggggggtggtTGAGGCAGGGTAATCCAATGTCACCACTATTGTTTGTATTAGCAATGGAGTACCTGACTAGAATCCCGAAATAGCTGAAGGAGGAACCTAATTTTAATTATCATCTAAGATGTGAGAAACTAAACATTGTCCAGCTCAGTTTTGCTGATGATTTGCTGCTATTCTGCAGAGGTGATGTGATGTCTATACAGCTATTATGTGAATGTTTCAATAGTTTTTCAAAAGCTTCTGGACTTGTTGCAAACCAAAGTAAAAGCTGCATGTATTTTGGTGGTGTTCCAACAGTAGTATAGCAGGATATTATTCAAGCTACTGGTTTTGCCATTGGTGCACTTCCTTTTAGATACTTAGGAGTTCTTCTGAGCTCAAAAAGACTGTCTGTGAGCCAGTGCCAACCATTACTAGACAAAATGCTGGGAAAAGTCAAATAATGGACAGTCAAATTCTTAAGATATACAGGAAGACTACAGTTGGTAAAGAGTGTGTTAATTGCCATCCAAAACTTCTGGTCAGAGGTCTTTCCACTACCAAAGAAAATTATACAGATGGTTGAAGGTATTTGTAGAAGATTTCTCTAGACTGGTGATACCAATAGAAGTAAGAAAGCTCTGGTAGCTTGGGAGAAGATGTGCAGGCCTAAATCCAAAGGAGGACTGAACATCACTGATCTCAGCACATGGAATAGAGCAGCATTATTAAAACACCTCTGGAATGTTTGTATGAAGAAGGACAAACTAT
Coding sequences:
- the LOC104249201 gene encoding uncharacterized protein, producing the protein MITSTLRQVMNTFVDESQAAFVPGRGLIDNVLTRLCFPKIFIGWIMECLRTISYSISINGSPTIPFESKKGGGVVEAGGDVMSIQLLCECFNSFSKASGLVANQSKSCMYFGGVPTILRSSSELKKTVCEPVPTITRQNAGKSQIMDSQILKIYRKTTVGKESKKALVAWEKMCRPKSKGGLNITDLSTWNRAALLKHLWNVCMKKDKLWIRFSAEVWGKMLAWIGLAQRVTGWNEELKWTTDHMKGKGLKVMLYRMCITSVVY